A stretch of Glandiceps talaboti chromosome 18, keGlaTala1.1, whole genome shotgun sequence DNA encodes these proteins:
- the LOC144449027 gene encoding protein NipSnap homolog 2-like isoform X2, with translation MAALVRRFSLHLRTSSRLVAPVVCRSFNTTESEGQKEGFLSKLFVQPVAPVKDAHSRLLATKEHVYELQIHDIKPECFEEYKVASEEHLRNRHEDGSIPCKLFGSWVTTFGHQDQAVHLWLYENGYRDIMQTRSMLNTDPYYLKYKKARAKMLISRRNQLLQAFSFWGEPEPREHQNNIYEMRSYQLKPGTMIEWGNNWAKAIKLRNENQEAVRGLFTQIGQLYMVHHIFAYENLQARKDIRENTWQKPGWDQCVAYTVPLIRKMESRIMVPFKHSPLQ, from the exons GAGTTTTAACACAACTGAGAGTGAAGGACAGAAAGAAGGGTTTTTGTCCAAGTTATTTGTACAGCCTGTAGCTCCTGTAAAGGATGCCCACTCTAGACTATTAGCTACTAAAGAACACGTGTATGAATTACAAA TTCATGATATTAAACCAGAATGCTTTGAAGAATACAAAGTGGCTTC AGAAGAACATTTACGAAATCGACATGAAGATGGTAGTATTCCATGTAAACTCTTTGGAAGTTGGGTGACTACATTTGGACATCAGGACCAAGCAG TACATCTATGGCTTTATGAGAACGGCTACAGGGATATTATGCAGACAAGGAGTATGCTGAATACTGATCCA TACTACTTGAAGTACAAGAAGGCAAGGGCCAAGATGTTGATATCTCGCAGAAATCAGCTACTGCAGGCATTCAGTTTTTGGGGTGAACCAGAGCCACGAGAacatcaaaataacatttatgAAATGAGAAGCTACCAACTCAAG cCTGGAACCATGATTGAGTGGGGAAATAATTG GGCCAAAGCTATAAAATTGCGCAACGAGAACCAGGAAGCCGTGAGAGGACTGTTTACCCAAATTGGTCAACTCTATATGGTCCATCATATATTTG CTTATGAGAATTTACAAGCTCGTAAGGATATCCGTGAAAACACATGGCAGAAACCAGGTTGGGATCAGTGTGTGGCATACACTG TTCCGTTGATTCGTAAAATGGAATCCCGTATCATGGTGCCGTTTAAACACTCGCCCTTACAATAA
- the LOC144449027 gene encoding protein NipSnap homolog 2-like isoform X1 yields MAALVRRFSLHLRTSSRLVAPVVCRSFNTTESEGQKEGFLSKLFVQPVAPVKDAHSRLLATKEHVYELQIHDIKPECFEEYKVASEEHLRNRHEDGSIPCKLFGSWVTTFGHQDQAVHLWLYENGYRDIMQTRSMLNTDPYYLKYKKARAKMLISRRNQLLQAFSFWGEPEPREHQNNIYEMRSYQLKPGTMIEWGNNWARGIECRRAHGENITGLFTQIGDLYQVHHVWAYENLQARKDIRENTWQKPGWDQCVAYTVPLIRKMESRIMVPFKHSPLQ; encoded by the exons GAGTTTTAACACAACTGAGAGTGAAGGACAGAAAGAAGGGTTTTTGTCCAAGTTATTTGTACAGCCTGTAGCTCCTGTAAAGGATGCCCACTCTAGACTATTAGCTACTAAAGAACACGTGTATGAATTACAAA TTCATGATATTAAACCAGAATGCTTTGAAGAATACAAAGTGGCTTC AGAAGAACATTTACGAAATCGACATGAAGATGGTAGTATTCCATGTAAACTCTTTGGAAGTTGGGTGACTACATTTGGACATCAGGACCAAGCAG TACATCTATGGCTTTATGAGAACGGCTACAGGGATATTATGCAGACAAGGAGTATGCTGAATACTGATCCA TACTACTTGAAGTACAAGAAGGCAAGGGCCAAGATGTTGATATCTCGCAGAAATCAGCTACTGCAGGCATTCAGTTTTTGGGGTGAACCAGAGCCACGAGAacatcaaaataacatttatgAAATGAGAAGCTACCAACTCAAG cCTGGAACCATGATTGAGTGGGGAAATAATTG GGCACGTGGTATAGAGTGTCGTCGTGCTCACGGTGAGAACATTACTGGACTTTTCACCCAAATTGGTGATTTATATCAGGTTCATCACGTCTGGG CTTATGAGAATTTACAAGCTCGTAAGGATATCCGTGAAAACACATGGCAGAAACCAGGTTGGGATCAGTGTGTGGCATACACTG TTCCGTTGATTCGTAAAATGGAATCCCGTATCATGGTGCCGTTTAAACACTCGCCCTTACAATAA